Proteins encoded within one genomic window of Pectobacterium araliae:
- a CDS encoding FMN-binding protein gives MKKSISAVLATVVMVFSLSVHSSDVAHYKDGTYIGKAQGKAAEVEVTVSIKDGKIANAEVLKHGDTEAMMLSATDQIVPELLEKQDVNKVDAVTGATLSSQGVINAVKQALEQAKVTP, from the coding sequence ATGAAGAAATCTATTTCGGCGGTGCTGGCCACGGTAGTGATGGTGTTTTCTCTGTCCGTTCATAGTAGCGATGTGGCGCACTATAAAGACGGCACCTACATCGGTAAAGCGCAGGGTAAGGCAGCAGAAGTTGAAGTCACGGTCAGCATTAAAGACGGGAAGATCGCAAACGCTGAAGTGTTGAAGCATGGCGATACCGAGGCGATGATGCTGAGCGCGACCGATCAAATTGTGCCGGAACTTCTTGAGAAGCAGGATGTTAACAAGGTGGATGCGGTAACGGGGGCCACCTTATCGAGCCAGGGGGTGATTAACGCGGTGAAACAGGCGCTAGAACAGGCGAAAGTTACGCCGTAA
- a CDS encoding glutathione S-transferase family protein has product MYQLYIANKNYSSWSLRPWVLLKTLSIPFEEKLVIFSPGMAQPAFKAFSPTAKVPCLIDDETTVWDSLAITEYLAEQHPGIWPAHVKNRAWARCAAAEMHSGFTALRNTCAMSCGVRVKLNEISPALSSDITRIGELWQEGLTRFGGPFLAGKSFSAVDAFFAPVVFRIKTYQLPVSPEAAAYCNRVLALPAMQQWLQDALAETWREAAHEEDVTNAGEVVEDFRARA; this is encoded by the coding sequence ATGTATCAGTTGTACATCGCCAATAAGAACTATTCGTCCTGGTCATTGCGCCCGTGGGTGTTGTTAAAAACGCTGTCGATTCCTTTCGAAGAGAAGCTGGTTATTTTTTCGCCGGGTATGGCACAGCCAGCGTTTAAGGCCTTTTCACCGACGGCAAAAGTCCCCTGCCTGATCGACGACGAAACCACCGTCTGGGATTCATTGGCGATTACCGAGTATCTGGCCGAACAGCACCCCGGCATCTGGCCTGCTCATGTCAAAAACCGCGCCTGGGCACGCTGCGCCGCCGCCGAAATGCATTCCGGCTTTACGGCACTGCGCAATACCTGCGCCATGAGTTGCGGCGTGCGCGTCAAGCTAAACGAGATATCTCCTGCTCTCAGCAGCGACATTACGCGTATCGGTGAACTATGGCAGGAAGGGTTAACACGGTTTGGCGGGCCGTTTTTGGCAGGGAAATCATTTTCAGCGGTAGACGCGTTTTTTGCCCCCGTCGTTTTCCGTATCAAAACCTATCAACTTCCCGTTTCGCCGGAAGCCGCCGCCTACTGCAACCGCGTGTTGGCATTGCCCGCGATGCAGCAATGGCTGCAAGACGCCTTAGCAGAAACCTGGCGCGAAGCCGCACACGAAGAAGATGTGACAAATGCAGGTGAAGTGGTAGAGGACTTTCGCGCCCGCGCCTAA
- a CDS encoding LysE family translocator, with the protein MVISSLFSADSLFPAHFPALALAHFVALLSPGPDFFLLTAYAIRYRLRGSAGICLGIALGNGIYILLAAIGWAGIQHSPTLFTFIELAGAAYLLWVGYQLVKSRSALSLQAEQQSNRCPTLRKQILLGLGSSLLNPKNMLFYISLMTSILGPHVTPVQQFVSGSWMFSVVLVWDLLIAALIARPLIQQRLTRWLNPIERGAGVILMFFGLLLLFR; encoded by the coding sequence ATGGTTATCAGTTCCCTTTTTTCCGCCGACTCCCTTTTTCCAGCCCATTTTCCCGCACTGGCACTGGCGCATTTTGTGGCGCTACTAAGTCCTGGCCCAGATTTCTTTCTGCTGACGGCCTACGCCATTCGCTACCGACTGCGCGGCAGTGCAGGAATTTGTCTGGGTATCGCACTAGGCAACGGCATTTACATTCTGCTGGCAGCGATCGGCTGGGCAGGCATCCAGCATTCGCCCACGCTTTTTACCTTCATCGAATTAGCCGGGGCGGCGTATCTGCTCTGGGTTGGCTATCAGTTAGTGAAAAGTCGTTCTGCGCTATCACTACAGGCAGAACAGCAGTCCAACCGTTGTCCAACGCTGCGCAAACAAATTCTGCTGGGGCTAGGATCATCACTGTTGAATCCTAAGAACATGCTGTTTTACATCAGCCTGATGACCAGCATTCTTGGGCCACATGTGACACCTGTGCAACAATTCGTCAGCGGCAGCTGGATGTTTTCTGTCGTACTGGTGTGGGATTTGTTGATCGCCGCGCTGATCGCTCGTCCGTTGATTCAGCAGCGTTTAACCCGCTGGCTTAACCCGATTGAGCGCGGAGCCGGTGTCATTCTGATGTTTTTCGGTCTGCTATTGTTATTTCGGTAA
- the pbpG gene encoding D-alanyl-D-alanine endopeptidase, with the protein MTKNFKLSLFGLLVLSTHAVMLPQAVAKAPTYSAGSAHQEIASGSAMVVDLSDNHILYSSNPDVVVPIASVTKLMTALVVLDANLPLDEMISVDISQTKEMKGVYSRVRLNSEISRRDMLLLALMSSENRAAASLAHHYPGGYQAFIRAMNAKARALGMAHTRYVEPTGLSINNVSTARDLTKLLIASKQYPLLSQLSTTQEKTATFTHPAYSLPFRNTNHLVYNADWSIQLTKTGFTNQAGHCLVMRTIINQRPVALVVLDAFGKYTHFADANRLRKWIETGKVSEVPAAALSYKKQKSLASRQPQSMANIDTE; encoded by the coding sequence ATGACTAAAAATTTTAAGCTTTCTCTTTTTGGCCTGTTGGTTCTGTCAACCCATGCTGTGATGTTGCCTCAGGCTGTGGCGAAAGCGCCGACGTATTCCGCTGGTAGCGCGCATCAGGAAATTGCTTCCGGTAGCGCGATGGTGGTGGATTTGAGTGATAACCATATTCTTTATTCCAGTAATCCTGATGTCGTTGTGCCGATTGCGTCGGTGACAAAGCTGATGACGGCGCTGGTGGTGCTGGATGCCAACCTGCCGCTGGATGAAATGATCTCCGTGGATATCAGCCAGACGAAAGAAATGAAAGGGGTGTACTCACGCGTTCGCCTGAACAGTGAGATCAGCCGCCGTGACATGCTGTTACTGGCGCTGATGTCATCCGAAAACCGTGCGGCCGCCAGTCTGGCTCACCACTATCCGGGTGGCTATCAGGCGTTTATCCGTGCAATGAATGCCAAAGCCCGCGCACTCGGTATGGCACACACGCGTTATGTAGAGCCAACCGGCCTGTCGATTAATAATGTGTCGACCGCCCGTGACCTCACCAAGCTCCTGATTGCCAGCAAGCAATATCCATTACTGAGTCAGCTCAGCACGACGCAGGAAAAAACGGCGACGTTCACCCACCCGGCGTATAGCCTGCCGTTCAGAAACACCAATCATTTGGTTTATAACGCCGACTGGAGTATTCAACTGACTAAAACGGGCTTTACGAATCAGGCCGGGCACTGTCTGGTGATGCGCACGATCATTAATCAACGGCCTGTTGCGCTGGTGGTGTTGGATGCATTCGGTAAATACACGCACTTTGCGGACGCTAACCGCCTGCGTAAGTGGATTGAAACCGGTAAGGTCAGCGAGGTGCCTGCTGCGGCATTGAGCTATAAGAAACAAAAATCGCTGGCTTCTCGCCAACCGCAGAGTATGGCGAATATCGATACTGAATAA
- the bglX gene encoding beta-glucosidase BglX — translation MKWLTSLTIAIGLACNPAFAQELTSAPASLSPSHQQRDAFVTDLLKKMTLEEKIGQLRLISVGTDNPKEAIREMIRNGQVGAIFNTVTRQDIRAMQDQVMQLSRLKIPLFFAYDVVHGQRTIFPIALGLASSWDMGAIAKSARVAAYEATEDGLNMTWAPMVDITRDPRWGRVSEGFGEDTWLTSKIAGVVVKSFQGDEVTGRHSLMTSVKHYALYGAVEGGRDYNTVDMSPQRMFQDYMPPYKAAIDAGSSGVMVALNSINGTPATSNSWLLKEVLRDQWNFKGITITDHGAIKELIKHGVASDPRDASRLALKSGIGMSMSDEYFVRYLPELVKSGAVSRQEIDDACRQVLNVKYDMGLFDDPYRHLGVASSDPVDTNAESRLHRLDARDVARKSLVLLKNRLQTLPLKKEGTIAVVGPLADSQRDTMGSWSAAGVSKQTVTVYQGLKNAVGDKATILYAKGANVSNHKGILDFLNQYEDAVQVDKRPPQVMIDEAVDAAKKADMVVAVVGEAAGMAHEASSRANIDLPQGQRDLIAALKATGKPLVLVLMNGRPLALVREDQQADALLETWFSGTEGGNAIADVLFGDYNPSGKLPMSFPRSVGQIPIYYNHLPSGRPYTPENPGKYTSHYYDEANGPLYPFGYGLSYTTFSVSDVRLSSQTMKRNGTINASVTVKNTGNRAGETVVQLYLHDVVASISRPLKELRGFEKVMLQPGESRTVTFTLDQEALKFYNARMQQVVEPGKFDVMIGLDSQRVKSDSFTLL, via the coding sequence ATGAAATGGCTTACTTCACTGACTATAGCAATTGGACTTGCCTGTAATCCGGCATTTGCGCAGGAGTTGACGTCTGCGCCAGCATCACTATCGCCTTCACATCAACAACGTGATGCGTTTGTCACGGATCTGCTGAAGAAAATGACGCTGGAAGAGAAAATCGGCCAGCTCCGATTAATCAGCGTCGGGACGGATAACCCGAAAGAAGCCATTCGGGAAATGATCAGAAACGGGCAGGTTGGCGCGATTTTTAATACGGTAACCCGCCAGGATATTCGCGCGATGCAAGATCAGGTCATGCAGCTCAGCCGCCTGAAGATACCACTGTTTTTTGCCTACGATGTGGTACACGGCCAGCGCACTATTTTTCCTATCGCACTGGGGCTGGCCTCCAGTTGGGATATGGGCGCGATTGCGAAAAGCGCGCGTGTGGCGGCTTATGAAGCGACGGAAGATGGGCTGAACATGACCTGGGCACCGATGGTGGATATCACCCGCGATCCGCGCTGGGGGCGCGTGTCGGAAGGCTTCGGTGAAGACACCTGGTTGACCAGTAAAATTGCCGGTGTGGTCGTCAAATCCTTTCAGGGCGATGAGGTAACCGGACGCCACTCGCTGATGACGAGCGTCAAGCACTACGCGCTTTATGGTGCTGTTGAAGGTGGGCGCGACTATAACACCGTGGATATGAGTCCGCAGCGTATGTTCCAGGATTATATGCCGCCTTATAAAGCGGCGATTGACGCTGGCAGTAGCGGCGTGATGGTGGCGCTGAACTCCATCAACGGTACACCAGCCACCTCAAACAGCTGGTTGCTGAAAGAGGTTCTGCGCGATCAGTGGAATTTCAAAGGCATCACCATTACCGATCACGGTGCGATTAAAGAGTTAATTAAGCACGGCGTTGCCAGCGATCCGCGCGATGCGTCACGTCTGGCGCTTAAATCCGGTATCGGGATGAGCATGAGCGATGAGTATTTCGTACGCTATCTGCCAGAGCTGGTGAAAAGTGGTGCGGTGAGCAGGCAGGAGATCGACGATGCCTGTCGTCAGGTCTTGAACGTGAAATACGATATGGGGCTGTTTGACGATCCGTACCGTCATTTGGGCGTCGCGAGTTCCGACCCGGTGGATACCAATGCGGAAAGCCGCTTACACCGTTTGGATGCGCGTGACGTGGCGCGTAAGAGTCTGGTGCTGTTGAAAAACCGCCTGCAAACGTTGCCGTTGAAGAAAGAAGGCACGATTGCCGTGGTGGGGCCATTGGCTGACAGCCAGCGCGATACCATGGGAAGCTGGTCTGCGGCAGGCGTCTCGAAACAGACGGTTACCGTTTATCAGGGGCTGAAGAATGCCGTCGGCGATAAAGCCACCATCCTCTATGCCAAAGGTGCCAACGTCAGTAATCACAAAGGCATCCTTGATTTCCTGAATCAGTATGAAGATGCCGTGCAGGTGGATAAACGCCCGCCGCAGGTGATGATCGATGAAGCTGTCGACGCCGCGAAGAAAGCGGATATGGTGGTCGCCGTTGTCGGTGAAGCCGCAGGGATGGCACATGAAGCATCCAGCCGCGCGAATATCGATCTGCCGCAAGGCCAGCGCGATCTGATCGCGGCGCTGAAAGCGACGGGGAAACCGCTGGTGTTGGTGCTGATGAACGGCCGTCCTCTGGCGTTGGTGCGTGAAGATCAACAGGCCGATGCGTTACTAGAAACCTGGTTCAGCGGTACGGAAGGCGGTAATGCGATCGCTGATGTGCTGTTTGGCGACTATAACCCATCCGGCAAACTGCCAATGTCTTTCCCGCGTTCTGTCGGACAGATTCCGATTTATTACAATCACCTGCCGTCAGGCCGTCCTTACACGCCGGAAAACCCAGGTAAATATACTTCTCACTATTACGATGAAGCCAACGGACCGCTCTATCCCTTCGGTTATGGCCTGAGCTATACCACGTTCAGCGTGTCAGACGTGCGTTTATCCAGCCAGACGATGAAGCGCAATGGGACGATTAATGCCAGCGTCACGGTGAAGAACACGGGTAATCGTGCAGGGGAAACGGTAGTACAGCTGTATCTCCACGATGTCGTGGCTTCCATCAGTCGCCCGCTGAAAGAGCTGCGTGGTTTTGAGAAAGTGATGCTACAGCCGGGAGAATCCCGCACGGTCACCTTCACGCTCGATCAGGAAGCACTGAAATTCTACAATGCCCGCATGCAGCAGGTGGTAGAGCCCGGTAAATTCGATGTGATGATTGGTCTGGATTCACAGCGCGTGAAGAGCGACAGCTTCACCCTGCTGTAA
- a CDS encoding membrane protein: MTLQKIGIIGLFALLALGGMSGMMLVGYIIIEHAG; the protein is encoded by the coding sequence ATGACTCTTCAAAAAATCGGCATTATCGGTCTTTTTGCCCTGCTCGCCTTGGGCGGTATGTCTGGCATGATGCTGGTGGGCTACATTATCATCGAGCACGCGGGCTAA
- the dinG gene encoding ATP-dependent DNA helicase DinG — MALSPAIKLQIGQWYKALQAQIPDFISRVPQRQMIAEVAKTLAGDYPRHLAIEAPTGVGKTLSYLIPGIAVGRAEDKTLVVSTANVALQDQIYSKDLPLLQKFIPELKFTAAFGRRRYICPRNLAMLATDPDAQGDLPLFLDDERLSASKEEERVCVKLEKALQGHAWDGLRDHYQDSIDDSLWQKLCTDKANCLAHNCHYYRECPFFIARREIEQADVVVTNHALVMAAMESESVLPPPKNLLLVLDEGHHIPDVARDTLEMSGDIHPAYMMAQMEQLVQLIGQCMAQFAPKSPPRLANSERLTSHCEEIRECVLSFSQMCGLFLPHDGQETEYRFAMGKMPDEMRELCVRLFKLTDTLRALVEYMLNDLSEKTGKHDVVRVYHALLKMSRQQGYVESMSKLWRLAAMEKSSNAPVSKWITREIRDNQPHLHLYCAGIRVCDQLERLLWSKVSHVVVTSATLRSLNSFARMQELSGLGEQEGDTFIALDSPFNHREQGRLVIPKMRYEPLMESEAQHIAEMAQFFRAELKQDKHKGMLMLFASQRAMQLFLTQVTDLRLMLLVQGDKPRYRLVELHRQRVQEGQTSVLIGLQSFAEGLDLKGELLSQVHIHKIAFPPIDSPVILTEGEWLKSLKRHPFIVQSLPSASFNLIQQVGRLIRSHDCFGEIVIYDRRLLTKGYGAQLLAALPVFPIEQRDMP, encoded by the coding sequence ATGGCGCTGTCCCCCGCAATAAAATTGCAGATTGGTCAATGGTATAAGGCCCTGCAAGCGCAAATCCCGGATTTTATTTCCCGCGTTCCCCAGCGACAGATGATTGCCGAAGTGGCGAAAACGCTGGCGGGCGATTACCCGCGCCATTTGGCTATCGAAGCACCAACCGGCGTCGGGAAAACGCTTTCTTATCTGATTCCGGGGATCGCTGTAGGGCGTGCGGAGGACAAAACGCTGGTGGTCAGCACCGCGAATGTGGCGTTGCAGGATCAGATTTACAGCAAAGATTTGCCATTGTTGCAGAAATTTATTCCCGAACTGAAATTTACCGCGGCATTTGGCCGTCGTCGTTATATTTGCCCTCGTAATTTGGCAATGCTGGCAACCGATCCCGATGCACAGGGGGATTTACCGCTCTTTCTGGATGATGAACGGCTGTCTGCCAGTAAGGAAGAAGAACGCGTCTGTGTAAAGCTTGAAAAAGCACTACAAGGCCACGCCTGGGACGGGCTGCGCGATCATTATCAGGATTCAATTGACGATAGCCTGTGGCAGAAATTGTGTACGGATAAAGCGAACTGCCTTGCGCACAACTGCCACTACTATCGCGAGTGCCCGTTCTTCATTGCACGGCGTGAGATCGAACAGGCGGATGTCGTCGTGACCAACCATGCGCTGGTGATGGCGGCAATGGAAAGTGAGTCGGTGCTTCCTCCCCCGAAAAATTTATTGCTGGTGCTTGATGAAGGACACCATATCCCCGATGTTGCCCGCGATACGCTGGAGATGTCCGGCGATATTCATCCCGCCTATATGATGGCGCAAATGGAACAACTGGTGCAGCTCATCGGACAGTGTATGGCGCAGTTCGCGCCAAAATCGCCACCGCGCCTCGCTAACAGTGAACGGTTAACCAGCCATTGTGAGGAGATCCGTGAATGTGTGCTGTCGTTCTCGCAAATGTGCGGGCTGTTTCTTCCGCACGATGGGCAGGAAACCGAGTACCGCTTTGCGATGGGTAAAATGCCGGATGAAATGCGTGAGCTCTGTGTGCGATTGTTCAAGCTAACCGATACGCTGCGGGCGTTGGTGGAGTATATGCTTAACGATCTCAGCGAGAAAACCGGCAAGCATGATGTGGTGCGGGTCTATCACGCGTTGCTGAAAATGAGCCGCCAGCAAGGCTACGTTGAGTCGATGAGCAAGCTATGGCGACTGGCGGCGATGGAAAAGTCGTCGAACGCACCGGTATCTAAATGGATTACGCGAGAAATACGTGATAACCAGCCGCATCTTCACCTGTACTGCGCGGGGATTCGCGTTTGCGATCAGCTTGAAAGGCTGCTGTGGAGTAAGGTGTCACATGTGGTGGTGACGTCGGCCACGTTGCGGTCGCTTAACAGCTTTGCGCGCATGCAGGAGCTTTCTGGTTTGGGCGAGCAGGAAGGGGACACCTTCATCGCGCTGGATTCGCCGTTCAACCACCGCGAGCAGGGGCGTCTGGTGATTCCCAAAATGCGTTATGAACCGCTGATGGAGTCAGAGGCGCAGCATATTGCTGAAATGGCACAGTTCTTCCGGGCGGAGTTAAAACAGGATAAGCATAAAGGGATGTTGATGCTGTTTGCCAGCCAGCGTGCTATGCAGCTCTTTCTAACGCAGGTTACCGATTTACGCCTGATGCTGCTGGTTCAGGGAGATAAGCCGCGTTACAGGTTGGTCGAGCTGCATCGTCAGCGGGTACAGGAAGGTCAGACTAGCGTGTTGATTGGCTTACAGTCCTTTGCTGAAGGGTTGGATCTGAAAGGGGAGCTCCTTTCTCAGGTGCATATCCATAAAATCGCGTTTCCGCCCATCGACAGCCCGGTGATTTTGACGGAAGGCGAATGGTTAAAAAGCCTCAAACGGCATCCGTTTATCGTACAAAGTTTGCCCAGCGCCTCGTTTAATCTTATCCAACAGGTTGGACGCCTTATTCGTAGCCATGACTGTTTTGGTGAAATCGTTATTTACGATCGTCGTTTGCTGACCAAAGGCTATGGCGCACAGCTGCTGGCGGCGCTGCCCGTTTTCCCGATTGAGCAGAGAGATATGCCATAG
- the cyaB gene encoding class IV adenylate cyclase, producing the protein MVEHFTGKYEVELKFRIDDIAVFRNTLFSLHPEAFVFENKEHDIYYDDSEKRLQQQNIKMLVRRMEPSGIKLWIVKGPGADRCEAVNVEAFEKTDSMLQTLGYQPLFEIHKIRSIYFLNIFHITLDYIESLGYFVEISVMTDDETQLKALRERCIECALRLQLLLDNIETKSYYQLLGFN; encoded by the coding sequence ATGGTTGAACATTTCACAGGGAAATATGAAGTTGAACTTAAATTTCGCATCGACGATATAGCCGTTTTTAGGAATACGCTTTTTAGTCTTCACCCAGAAGCTTTCGTCTTTGAAAATAAAGAACATGATATTTATTACGATGACTCAGAGAAGCGACTACAACAGCAAAATATCAAAATGCTGGTGCGCCGCATGGAGCCATCGGGGATAAAACTCTGGATTGTTAAAGGGCCGGGAGCGGATCGTTGCGAAGCGGTTAACGTCGAAGCCTTTGAAAAAACCGACAGTATGCTACAGACGTTAGGGTATCAGCCCTTGTTTGAAATTCATAAAATTCGCAGTATCTATTTTTTAAATATTTTCCATATCACCCTCGATTATATTGAGTCGCTTGGGTATTTTGTCGAAATATCAGTGATGACCGATGACGAAACCCAGTTGAAAGCACTCAGGGAACGGTGTATAGAGTGTGCATTACGGCTCCAATTGTTATTGGATAATATTGAAACGAAATCTTATTACCAATTATTAGGCTTTAATTGA
- the idi gene encoding isopentenyl-diphosphate Delta-isomerase gives MPLTEVVLVDENDKPTGVMEKQEAHVKGALHRAITVYIFNSRQQLLLQQRAEEKYHSGGLWSNTCCSHPAPGEETLQAAHRRLYEEMGLRCTLTPMFTLTYRLLLDNGLIEHELGHVYFGVTDDVPQINPDEVLSYEYQSIDGIAQQMATAPEQFTAWFQLTFTRIPEYWQMFQSAQPG, from the coding sequence ATGCCGTTGACTGAAGTCGTGCTGGTTGATGAAAATGACAAGCCAACGGGCGTAATGGAAAAGCAAGAAGCGCACGTAAAAGGCGCGCTACACCGTGCGATTACCGTCTATATTTTCAACTCTCGCCAGCAACTGTTATTGCAGCAGCGGGCAGAGGAGAAATATCACAGCGGTGGTTTATGGAGCAATACCTGTTGCAGCCACCCCGCGCCCGGTGAAGAGACGTTGCAGGCAGCACATCGCCGCTTGTATGAAGAAATGGGGCTACGCTGTACGCTGACGCCGATGTTCACGCTGACCTATCGTTTGCTGCTGGATAACGGGCTGATTGAGCATGAGCTGGGGCATGTCTATTTTGGCGTGACAGATGACGTTCCGCAGATCAATCCTGATGAAGTGTTGAGCTATGAATACCAGTCGATAGACGGCATTGCACAGCAGATGGCAACGGCGCCTGAGCAGTTTACTGCCTGGTTCCAACTGACTTTCACTCGCATTCCTGAGTACTGGCAGATGTTTCAGTCTGCACAACCCGGTTAA
- a CDS encoding AraC family transcriptional regulator, whose amino-acid sequence MSSVHAINQSYWFSPRLPHVESRTTRNSRQAYKTHSHAQFSIGAIEHGETLCHYRNETHHLQSGDLIFIEPQQPHSCNPLPGKTRSYHMLYLDTEWCLDQITAHCGYQADSLRCNCVVLRDPALFMRYQHVVTLLYQGDIMSADDQLKTMLEPIWRQYCLPEPALPHHTSQTTTRHIRERLLNNLQESPSLETLADELNLRRETIVRQFRHDTGITPMAFLNNARIEYAKSLMKQGTPLVDTSYQSGFCDQSHFHKTFVQYTAATPGQYARSIFDNK is encoded by the coding sequence ATGTCTTCAGTCCACGCCATTAACCAATCGTACTGGTTTTCGCCACGGTTACCGCATGTTGAAAGCCGCACCACGCGCAACAGTCGCCAAGCCTATAAAACACACAGCCATGCGCAATTCTCAATTGGAGCGATCGAACACGGCGAAACGCTTTGCCATTACCGCAACGAAACGCATCATTTACAGAGTGGCGATCTGATCTTTATCGAGCCCCAGCAACCGCACAGCTGTAACCCACTTCCTGGGAAAACGCGCAGCTACCACATGCTCTATCTGGATACCGAATGGTGTCTCGACCAGATCACCGCTCACTGTGGCTATCAGGCGGATAGCTTACGGTGCAACTGTGTCGTATTGCGCGATCCGGCGCTATTTATGCGTTATCAACATGTTGTTACCCTACTGTATCAGGGAGACATCATGTCAGCAGACGACCAGCTCAAAACGATGCTGGAGCCCATTTGGCGCCAATATTGTCTGCCAGAACCCGCATTACCCCATCACACATCGCAAACCACGACACGGCACATACGCGAACGTCTGCTGAATAATTTGCAAGAATCCCCCTCACTGGAAACGCTGGCAGATGAACTGAATTTACGACGCGAAACCATCGTGCGGCAGTTTCGTCACGATACCGGTATTACACCGATGGCATTCCTGAATAATGCGCGTATTGAGTATGCCAAATCGCTGATGAAACAAGGTACGCCGCTGGTTGATACCAGCTATCAAAGCGGCTTCTGCGATCAAAGCCATTTCCATAAAACGTTTGTGCAATACACCGCAGCCACGCCGGGTCAGTACGCGCGATCAATATTTGACAATAAATAG
- a CDS encoding DUF6622 family protein, with protein sequence MENLLIILRHTPYWVWAILGYLIYAGVKASQPRQQSLARVFVVPTVFMVWGISAIFHTLMLPLAAAGGFLLMLVIGLSIGWMWGKTSGTYLSESRSFQRTGSWWPLVLMLLTFCSRFYFSVQLARFPALAHDTVFCLMSGAASGITAGIFSGVSLHLLNQMRKIKPHLT encoded by the coding sequence GTGGAAAACCTGTTGATTATTCTGCGTCACACGCCTTATTGGGTGTGGGCTATTTTGGGTTACCTGATTTATGCTGGCGTAAAAGCCAGTCAGCCGAGGCAACAGTCGTTGGCGCGGGTGTTTGTCGTACCCACGGTTTTCATGGTGTGGGGTATTAGCGCGATTTTCCACACGCTGATGCTTCCGCTTGCCGCGGCGGGGGGATTTCTACTGATGCTGGTGATTGGGCTGAGCATCGGATGGATGTGGGGGAAAACGTCAGGAACCTATCTATCGGAATCGCGTAGTTTTCAACGCACTGGTTCATGGTGGCCGCTGGTCTTGATGCTGCTGACGTTTTGTTCTCGTTTCTACTTTTCCGTCCAGTTAGCTCGGTTTCCCGCATTGGCACATGACACAGTGTTCTGTCTGATGTCCGGCGCGGCGAGCGGAATAACGGCCGGGATATTCAGCGGCGTTAGCCTGCATTTGCTCAACCAGATGCGCAAAATAAAACCGCACCTGACGTAA